One region of Cyanobium sp. M30B3 genomic DNA includes:
- a CDS encoding GAP family protein: MGALLAELGAFALAVGFSPLHIALLLLLLLGPQPRRRAGWFVAGWLLTTAAAVGLLLSAGHGLVLTMEKGSGHRTGLDLLAAGALLGLGVKELLSREEDGQAPGWTNKLEQFCAMPLPLLLGVSAGLELASPDDLFLLAKTAGSLLQAGLGVGGELLATAVFTLVSSLLLLLPLLALVALGAERVQPLLLGGKQWLFARGDLLVGLVSIGLALYLGWQGIEGLRLGLNA, from the coding sequence ATGGGTGCTCTTCTGGCCGAACTGGGCGCCTTCGCGCTGGCGGTGGGTTTCTCCCCCCTGCACATCGCCCTGCTGCTGCTGCTGCTGCTCGGGCCCCAGCCCCGGCGCCGCGCCGGTTGGTTCGTGGCGGGCTGGCTTCTCACCACCGCCGCGGCCGTGGGGCTGCTGCTGAGCGCGGGCCACGGACTGGTGCTCACCATGGAAAAGGGCAGCGGCCACCGCACCGGCCTCGACCTGCTGGCGGCCGGGGCCCTGCTCGGCCTGGGCGTGAAGGAGTTGCTCAGCCGCGAGGAGGACGGCCAGGCCCCCGGCTGGACCAACAAGCTGGAGCAGTTCTGCGCCATGCCCCTGCCCCTGCTGCTGGGGGTGAGCGCCGGGCTGGAACTGGCCAGCCCCGACGATCTGTTTCTGCTGGCCAAGACGGCCGGCAGCCTGCTGCAGGCGGGCTTGGGGGTGGGCGGCGAACTGCTGGCGACGGCGGTCTTCACCCTGGTGAGCAGCCTGCTGCTGCTGCTCCCCCTGCTGGCGCTGGTGGCGCTGGGAGCGGAGCGGGTGCAGCCGCTGCTGCTGGGCGGCAAGCAGTGGCTGTTTGCCCGCGGCGACCTGCTGGTGGGCCTGGTGAGCATCGGCCTGGCCCTCTACCTGGGCTGGCAGGGGATCGAAGGCCTGCGGCTTGGGCTGAACGCCTGA
- a CDS encoding AAA family ATPase — MPEPVLTADQQAAAGAFQAWLAAPADGTPFVLSGYAGTGKTFLSSQLLARVEASGLCWTLVAPTHKAVGVLRGQLAAAGLSPTWFPSTIHRLLRLKLRRQGDVERCEETEQTALALEHLGLVLIDEASMVDSQLLEISLRCAHPFRTRLVFVGDPAQLPPVGEASSPVFAMGRAATAELREVVRHQGPVLRLAQGIREQALPCRPPPPLPPVREAAGQVAVLPRRQWLEQAQDALRRSAATDNPDLARILCYTNRSLEQLVPIARRALHGAMADQQAVLPGEVLITRAAVMAPACRQGEEMAEEPDMVLGSNRELVVRDVQPERTDLADFGLSAADLAGDLLLPAMAVPLIDTLTATVEVGEGSLQLRLLPPLGSAARASLDGVLARLRSAARGQEKGAARALWRRFFLLRDAFASLGPAAVLTVHRSQGSTFGEVFVDADVFWPKDPLLRRQLVYVAVSRARTAVTLMAGPAAGGQQALWRRWLADADRSG; from the coding sequence TTGCCTGAGCCCGTTCTCACCGCCGACCAGCAGGCGGCTGCCGGCGCCTTCCAGGCCTGGCTGGCGGCGCCGGCCGACGGCACTCCCTTTGTGCTCAGCGGCTACGCCGGCACGGGCAAGACCTTCCTCTCCAGCCAGCTGCTGGCCCGGGTGGAGGCCAGTGGCCTCTGCTGGACCTTGGTGGCCCCCACCCACAAGGCGGTGGGCGTGCTGCGCGGGCAGCTGGCCGCGGCCGGTCTCAGCCCCACCTGGTTCCCCTCCACCATCCACCGCCTGCTGCGGTTGAAGCTGAGGCGCCAGGGGGATGTGGAGCGCTGCGAGGAAACCGAGCAGACCGCCCTGGCCCTTGAACACCTGGGCCTGGTGCTGATCGATGAGGCCTCGATGGTGGATTCCCAGCTGCTGGAGATCAGCCTGCGCTGCGCCCACCCCTTCCGCACCCGGCTGGTGTTCGTGGGCGACCCGGCCCAGCTGCCCCCGGTGGGGGAGGCCAGCAGTCCGGTGTTTGCCATGGGCCGGGCCGCCACGGCCGAGCTGCGCGAGGTGGTGCGCCACCAGGGGCCCGTGCTGCGCCTGGCCCAGGGCATTCGCGAGCAGGCACTGCCCTGCCGGCCGCCGCCGCCCCTGCCGCCGGTGCGGGAGGCCGCCGGCCAGGTGGCCGTGCTGCCCCGGCGCCAGTGGCTGGAGCAGGCCCAGGACGCCCTGCGCCGCAGCGCCGCCACCGACAACCCCGACCTGGCCCGCATCCTCTGCTACACCAACCGCTCCCTGGAGCAGCTGGTGCCGATCGCCCGCCGCGCCCTGCACGGCGCCATGGCCGACCAGCAGGCGGTGCTGCCCGGCGAGGTGCTGATCACCCGGGCGGCGGTGATGGCGCCAGCCTGCCGCCAGGGGGAGGAGATGGCCGAGGAGCCGGACATGGTGCTCGGCTCCAACCGCGAGCTGGTGGTGCGCGACGTGCAGCCCGAACGCACCGACCTGGCTGATTTTGGGCTCAGCGCCGCCGACCTGGCCGGCGACCTGCTGCTGCCGGCGATGGCGGTGCCGCTGATCGACACGCTCACGGCCACGGTGGAGGTGGGCGAGGGCAGCCTGCAGCTGCGGCTGCTGCCGCCCCTGGGCTCGGCCGCCCGTGCCAGCCTCGACGGGGTGCTGGCCCGCCTGCGCTCCGCCGCCCGCGGCCAGGAGAAGGGCGCCGCCAGGGCGCTGTGGCGGCGGTTTTTTCTGCTGCGCGATGCCTTCGCCTCCCTGGGCCCGGCCGCGGTGCTCACCGTGCACCGCAGCCAGGGCAGCACCTTCGGCGAGGTGTTCGTGGATGCCGACGTGTTCTGGCCGAAGGACCCGCTGCTGCGCCGCCAGCTGGTGTATGTGGCGGTGAGCCGGGCCCGCACCGCCGTGACCCTGATGGCCGGCCCCGCGGCTGGTGGCCAGCAGGCGCTCTGGCGCCGCTGGCTGGCCGATGCCGACCGTTCGGGTTGA
- a CDS encoding divergent PAP2 family protein — translation MSTLASPDSGHVLLMTRDLFDNAALWWGLAACGVAQLSKLVVELAAEGRWNPRVLIETGGMPSSHSALMTGTAAGLGWQLGFSDPLFALAAVLCFVVLYDAAGVRQAAGLTAERVNGLVADAGGLVGGHLPPRPLKQNLGHTRLQVLIGALIGPLVALPGLVLVGTPLHLAQVWGWITPVA, via the coding sequence ATGAGCACCCTGGCTTCGCCCGATTCGGGGCATGTGTTGCTGATGACCCGCGACCTGTTCGACAACGCCGCCCTGTGGTGGGGGCTGGCGGCCTGCGGTGTGGCCCAGCTCTCCAAGCTGGTGGTGGAACTGGCGGCTGAGGGCCGCTGGAATCCGCGTGTGCTGATTGAAACCGGTGGCATGCCCTCCAGCCACTCGGCCCTGATGACCGGCACCGCCGCGGGCCTGGGCTGGCAGCTGGGCTTCAGCGATCCCCTGTTTGCCCTGGCGGCCGTGCTCTGCTTCGTGGTGCTCTACGACGCCGCCGGCGTGCGCCAGGCCGCCGGGCTCACCGCCGAGCGGGTGAATGGGCTGGTGGCCGACGCCGGCGGCCTGGTGGGCGGCCACCTTCCCCCGCGGCCGCTCAAGCAGAACCTCGGCCACACCCGCCTGCAGGTGCTGATCGGCGCCCTGATCGGCCCGCTGGTGGCCCTGCCCGGTCTGGTGCTGGTGGGCACGCCCCTGCATCTGGCCCAGGTGTGGGGCTGGATCACCCCGGTTGCCTGA
- a CDS encoding polyprenyl synthetase family protein: MTAAVTSTDSASAGAPIPFHFAAYLEAARLQVEAALDASLGPERPESLREAMRYSLLAGGKRLRPILCLAACELAGGSSEQAMPTAVALEMIHTMSLIHDDLPAMDNDDLRRGRPTNHKVYGEANAILAGDALLTRAFEMVALRSPGVPAERLLAVVGELSLASGAPGLVGGQVVDLECEGKDVDLDTLEYIHLHKTGALLRACVLSGALIAGAPEELLEALRTYARGIGLAFQIIDDILDVTASSEVLGKTAGKDLTADKTTYPKLLGLEESRQRADALVAEAKAALAPFAAVEDGGLRAAPLLALADYITSRDR; this comes from the coding sequence ATGACCGCGGCGGTGACCAGCACAGACAGCGCCTCCGCGGGCGCGCCCATCCCCTTCCATTTCGCTGCCTACCTGGAGGCCGCCCGGCTGCAGGTGGAGGCGGCCCTCGACGCTTCCCTGGGCCCGGAACGGCCCGAGAGCCTGCGGGAGGCGATGCGCTACTCGCTGCTGGCCGGCGGCAAGCGGCTGCGGCCGATTCTCTGCCTGGCGGCCTGCGAGCTGGCGGGCGGCAGCAGCGAGCAGGCCATGCCCACGGCAGTGGCGCTGGAGATGATCCACACCATGTCGCTGATCCATGACGACCTGCCGGCCATGGACAATGACGACCTGCGCCGCGGCCGGCCCACCAACCACAAGGTGTATGGCGAGGCCAACGCGATCCTGGCCGGTGACGCCCTGCTCACCCGTGCCTTTGAGATGGTGGCCCTGCGCAGTCCCGGCGTGCCGGCCGAGCGGCTGCTGGCGGTGGTGGGCGAGCTCTCCCTGGCCTCCGGTGCCCCGGGCCTGGTGGGCGGCCAGGTGGTGGACCTGGAGTGCGAGGGCAAGGATGTCGACCTCGACACGCTCGAATACATCCACCTGCACAAGACCGGCGCCCTGCTGCGGGCCTGCGTGCTCAGCGGCGCCCTGATCGCCGGCGCTCCGGAGGAGCTGCTGGAGGCCCTGCGCACCTACGCCCGCGGCATCGGCCTGGCCTTCCAGATCATCGACGACATCCTCGACGTGACCGCCAGCAGTGAGGTGCTGGGCAAGACGGCTGGGAAGGACCTCACCGCCGACAAGACCACCTATCCCAAGCTGCTGGGTCTGGAGGAATCGCGCCAGCGGGCCGACGCCCTGGTGGCCGAGGCCAAGGCCGCCCTGGCCCCGTTCGCCGCGGTGGAGGATGGGGGACTGCGGGCGGCGCCGTTGCTGGCCCTGGCCGATTACATCACCAGTCGCGACCGATGA
- the folD gene encoding bifunctional methylenetetrahydrofolate dehydrogenase/methenyltetrahydrofolate cyclohydrolase FolD, translated as MAIRLDGKQLAAVIERRLRDTIAQQLPAIGRPPGLAVLRVGDDPASGVYVANKEKACARVGITSLGGHLPAGTPAAAVLAAVQRLNADPACDGILLQLPLPAGLDEGPLLLAIDPEKDADGLHTLNLGRLLKGEPGPRSCTPAGVMALLAAAGVELAGKRAVVVGRSILVGQPMALMLQAANATVSVAHSRTADLAGLTRQADVLVVAAGRPRMIGAEHVRPGAVVVDVGIHRSGGGLCGDVRFAEVEPIAGAISPVPGGVGPMTVTMLLVNTVVAWCRRHGLAHDLEDLVPG; from the coding sequence ATGGCCATCCGCCTCGACGGCAAGCAGCTCGCCGCCGTGATCGAACGGCGCCTGCGTGACACCATCGCCCAGCAGCTGCCGGCGATCGGGCGCCCCCCGGGCCTGGCCGTGCTGCGGGTGGGCGACGACCCCGCCAGCGGGGTGTACGTGGCCAACAAGGAGAAGGCCTGCGCCCGGGTGGGCATCACCAGCCTGGGGGGGCACCTGCCTGCCGGTACTCCCGCCGCGGCGGTGCTGGCGGCGGTGCAACGGCTCAACGCCGACCCCGCCTGCGACGGCATCCTGCTGCAGCTGCCCCTGCCCGCCGGTCTCGACGAGGGGCCCCTGCTGCTGGCGATCGATCCGGAGAAGGATGCCGACGGCCTGCACACCCTGAATCTGGGCCGGCTGCTCAAGGGCGAGCCGGGTCCGCGCAGCTGCACCCCCGCCGGCGTGATGGCCCTGCTGGCCGCAGCCGGCGTGGAGCTGGCCGGCAAGCGGGCCGTGGTGGTGGGCCGCAGCATCCTGGTGGGCCAGCCGATGGCGCTGATGCTGCAGGCCGCCAACGCCACCGTGAGCGTGGCCCACTCGCGCACCGCCGATCTGGCCGGCCTCACCCGCCAGGCCGACGTGCTGGTGGTGGCCGCCGGCAGGCCGCGCATGATCGGCGCCGAGCACGTGCGGCCCGGCGCCGTGGTGGTGGATGTGGGCATCCACCGCAGCGGCGGCGGCCTCTGCGGCGACGTGCGCTTTGCGGAGGTGGAGCCGATCGCCGGCGCCATCAGCCCGGTGCCGGGCGGCGTGGGCCCGATGACGGTGACCATGCTGCTGGTGAACACCGTGGTGGCCTGGTGCCGCCGCCACGGCCTGGCGCACGATCTGGAGGATCTGGTTCCTGGCTGA
- a CDS encoding HDIG domain-containing protein, with translation MRWRWLRTQWRHLLRVERPRQSLACWRPQDTVAVLVVCAVVAVLASWPWLVEPNLRAGMVAPFTVRAPRDARVLDSTALEQRREQMLPRTTVQVVDEQASGLLRQRLNEALELIEVQADSADSLVKPVQLSLSEQAWLRQLSPAQRMAWEREVRQAQLRMLSQGLAPGVAEGQLLQAATLQLESQEEPGRGLGARLVVHALQGQSNLRSDPALSQRRIEALISQEGVPTIAVKQDDLVVRQGEPISAQAFDVLDYFGLVNRRPTPLAWLGHFLEALAVSGVLILLLRRWRPSLEPRQALLALATLLVVPGVTLWLGPLASPLLLLVPPALLLAQGLGTSCGLAWLAAASLLWPVPLTGAIGTRLLLAVATGAVAAMAADRQRSRAGLLQLAVLLPAGAVLLQWLLLQGRGLPGQIDLLSEGLMLAGLLMLGLLLAPLVETSFGLVTKARLLELADLERPLLRRLSCEAPGTFEHTLMIAGLAEEGARCLGADVDLVRTGALYHDVGKLHGPQWFIENQEGDHNPHDSLDDPDASAAILQAHVDEGLRLARRYRLPRPLADFIPEHQGTLKMGYFLHQARERNPAVAEERFRYRGPAPRSPETAILMLADGCEAALRSLPPGTSEDEARQMVRRILEARQRDDQLAGSGLSRGELELLVRAFVRVWKRMRHRRIPYPIPARKAFSA, from the coding sequence ATGCGGTGGCGTTGGCTGCGAACCCAGTGGCGGCACCTGCTGCGGGTGGAGCGCCCCCGGCAGAGCCTGGCCTGCTGGCGCCCGCAGGACACCGTGGCGGTGCTGGTGGTGTGCGCCGTGGTGGCAGTCCTGGCCAGCTGGCCCTGGCTGGTGGAGCCGAACCTGCGGGCCGGGATGGTGGCGCCGTTCACCGTGCGGGCGCCGCGGGACGCCAGGGTGCTGGACAGCACGGCCCTGGAGCAGCGCCGTGAACAGATGCTGCCGCGCACCACGGTGCAGGTGGTGGACGAGCAGGCGAGCGGGCTGCTGCGGCAGCGCCTCAATGAGGCCCTGGAGCTGATCGAGGTGCAGGCCGACAGTGCCGACTCGCTGGTGAAGCCGGTGCAGCTGAGCCTCAGCGAGCAGGCCTGGCTGCGGCAGCTCTCGCCCGCCCAGCGGATGGCCTGGGAGCGGGAGGTGCGCCAGGCCCAGCTGCGCATGCTCAGCCAGGGGCTGGCGCCCGGAGTCGCCGAGGGGCAACTGCTGCAGGCGGCCACCCTGCAGCTGGAGAGCCAGGAGGAGCCGGGTCGGGGGCTGGGGGCAAGGCTGGTGGTGCACGCCCTGCAGGGGCAGTCGAACCTGCGCAGCGACCCGGCCCTGAGCCAGCGGCGGATCGAGGCCCTGATCAGCCAGGAAGGCGTGCCCACCATCGCCGTGAAACAGGACGACCTGGTGGTGCGCCAGGGGGAGCCGATCAGTGCCCAGGCCTTCGATGTGCTCGATTACTTCGGGCTGGTGAACCGCCGGCCCACGCCCCTGGCCTGGCTGGGCCACTTCCTGGAGGCCCTGGCGGTGAGCGGCGTGCTGATCCTGCTGCTGCGGCGCTGGCGGCCGAGCCTGGAGCCGCGCCAGGCGCTGCTGGCCCTGGCCACCCTGCTGGTGGTGCCCGGGGTGACGCTGTGGCTGGGTCCCCTGGCCAGCCCCCTGCTGCTGCTGGTGCCGCCGGCCCTGCTGCTGGCCCAGGGGCTGGGCACCAGCTGCGGCCTGGCCTGGTTGGCGGCCGCCAGCCTGCTCTGGCCCGTGCCGCTCACTGGGGCGATTGGTACCCGGCTGCTGCTGGCGGTGGCCACCGGGGCGGTGGCGGCGATGGCCGCCGACCGGCAGCGCAGCCGGGCCGGCCTGCTGCAGCTGGCGGTGCTGCTGCCGGCGGGGGCGGTGCTGCTGCAGTGGCTGCTGCTGCAGGGGCGGGGGCTGCCGGGGCAGATCGATCTGCTCAGCGAGGGGCTGATGCTGGCCGGCCTGCTGATGCTCGGGCTGCTGCTGGCGCCGCTGGTGGAAACCTCCTTCGGGCTCGTGACCAAGGCGCGGCTGCTGGAGCTCGCCGACCTGGAGCGGCCGCTGCTGCGGCGGCTCTCCTGCGAGGCGCCGGGCACCTTCGAGCACACCCTGATGATCGCCGGCCTGGCCGAGGAGGGGGCCCGCTGCCTGGGGGCGGATGTGGACCTGGTGCGCACCGGCGCGCTGTATCACGACGTGGGCAAACTGCACGGCCCCCAGTGGTTCATCGAGAACCAGGAGGGAGACCACAACCCCCACGACAGCCTCGACGACCCCGACGCCAGTGCGGCGATCCTGCAGGCCCACGTGGATGAGGGGCTGCGCCTGGCGCGCCGCTACCGCCTGCCCCGCCCCCTGGCCGACTTCATCCCCGAGCACCAGGGCACCTTGAAGATGGGCTACTTCCTGCACCAGGCCCGGGAGCGCAACCCGGCCGTGGCCGAGGAGCGCTTCCGCTACCGCGGCCCCGCCCCACGCAGCCCGGAAACGGCGATCCTGATGCTCGCCGATGGCTGCGAGGCCGCCCTGCGCTCCCTGCCGCCGGGCACCAGTGAAGACGAGGCCCGCCAGATGGTGCGCCGCATCCTGGAGGCGCGCCAACGGGACGACCAGCTGGCCGGCAGCGGCCTCAGCCGGGGCGAGCTGGAGCTGCTGGTACGCGCCTTCGTGCGGGTGTGGAAGCGGATGCGCCACCGCCGCATTCCCTACCCGATCCCGGCCCGCAAGGCCTTCAGCGCCTGA
- the galE gene encoding UDP-glucose 4-epimerase GalE, which yields MTVLVTGGAGYIGSHTVRALQQAGEAVLVLDNLVYGHRAIAEDVLQVPLVVGQLGDRALLDGLLRGAHPLLPAGPVQAVLHFAAYAYVGESVSEPAKYYRNNLGDTLVLLEALREESQRRGSAIPLVFSSTCATYGIPAAEHIPIRETTPQQPINPYGRSKWMVEQLLADFGAAYGQPSVIFRYFNAAGADPSGDLGENHDPETHLIPLVLEALAGRRPSIRVYGRDYPTADGTCIRDYIHVSDLAAAHVLGLERLRRSPGQWIYNLGTGRGFSVQEVIEAARSVTGRELSVVDAPRRAGDPAELVADAVLAFTELGWQPQRSELATILADAWRWHQRSWFS from the coding sequence ATGACGGTTCTGGTGACCGGCGGCGCCGGCTATATCGGCAGCCACACGGTGCGGGCGTTGCAGCAGGCCGGCGAGGCCGTGCTGGTGCTCGACAACCTGGTGTACGGCCACCGGGCCATCGCCGAAGACGTGCTGCAGGTGCCGCTGGTGGTGGGCCAGCTGGGCGACCGCGCCCTGCTCGATGGGCTGCTGCGGGGGGCGCACCCCCTGTTGCCCGCCGGGCCGGTGCAGGCGGTGCTGCACTTCGCCGCCTACGCCTACGTGGGCGAGAGCGTCAGCGAGCCGGCCAAGTACTACCGCAACAACCTGGGCGACACCCTGGTGCTGCTGGAGGCCCTGCGGGAGGAGAGCCAGCGGCGCGGCAGCGCCATCCCGCTGGTGTTCAGCTCCACCTGCGCCACCTACGGCATCCCCGCCGCTGAGCACATTCCCATCCGCGAAACCACCCCCCAGCAGCCGATCAACCCCTACGGCCGCAGCAAGTGGATGGTGGAGCAGCTGCTGGCCGATTTCGGCGCCGCCTACGGCCAGCCCAGCGTGATCTTCCGCTACTTCAACGCCGCCGGCGCCGATCCCAGCGGCGACCTCGGCGAGAACCACGACCCGGAAACCCACCTGATCCCGCTGGTGCTGGAGGCCCTGGCTGGCCGTCGCCCCTCGATCCGGGTGTATGGCCGCGACTACCCCACCGCCGATGGCACCTGCATCCGCGACTACATCCACGTGAGCGACCTGGCCGCCGCCCACGTGCTCGGCCTGGAGCGGCTGCGCCGCAGCCCCGGCCAGTGGATCTACAACCTCGGCACCGGCCGTGGCTTCTCCGTGCAGGAGGTGATCGAGGCGGCGCGCAGCGTCACCGGCCGCGAGCTCAGTGTGGTGGATGCCCCCCGCCGCGCTGGCGATCCGGCCGAGCTGGTGGCCGATGCTGTCCTGGCGTTCACGGAGCTGGGCTGGCAGCCCCAGCGCTCCGAGCTGGCCACGATCCTCGCCGATGCCTGGCGCTGGCACCAGCGCAGCTGGTTCAGCTGA
- a CDS encoding SLC13 family permease, which produces MRSIARCCRVCGLDRPRGFPSVFTLSAAITLAVLVAAIACFVTGWLAPEFVAISAAGLLIAGGVLSPGQALAGFGSPALITLMGMFVLAEGLLHSGALDRLRELLASPRIRTPQQLTALLVGVVAPLSGVIPNTPIVAILLPVLQNWCRRRGISPSRVLMPLSFATITGGTLTLIGTSSNLLASEVSAQLGYGEFQLFSFSAVGIPVWLLGSAYLLLASRWLPQRGHDLDAAFLELSRQGYLTEVVLPEGSPLCNRTLHASRLQRRFDVDVLAVHRDGQKLQPPLAELRLHQDDRLLLRCSRQELLRLQQDRMVTLAGTLLEEQPASGIRHAEVLLPAGSQLTGTSLRELRFRQRFNATVLAVKRANTTLQDRLGRLVLREGDLLLLQAPLDAIRGLQQNSELVVLDELDSDLPSTHRKGLALVTMGAVLLLSGLQLIPLVAAVLLGVAVLVVGNCLDASTALRAIRWDVFLLLGGLFSLSAALQQSGLAQLAADALLGWLRGWPVLAALIAVYAITLVGTELLSNGATVVLLLPVVAKLAVGLGQPPLLFIYAVVFAASQSFLSPIGYQTNLMVYAPGNYRFLDFLRFGWPLSLLNGLVIPWLLLLLSPLLLPVAQG; this is translated from the coding sequence ATGCGCTCTATCGCCAGGTGCTGCAGAGTCTGTGGGCTTGATCGCCCCCGCGGATTTCCCTCTGTGTTCACACTCTCCGCTGCCATCACCCTGGCCGTGCTGGTGGCTGCGATCGCCTGTTTTGTGACTGGCTGGCTGGCGCCGGAGTTCGTGGCGATCAGCGCCGCCGGCCTGCTGATCGCCGGCGGTGTGCTCTCGCCCGGCCAGGCGCTGGCCGGCTTCGGCAGTCCGGCCCTGATCACCCTGATGGGCATGTTCGTGCTGGCCGAGGGCCTGCTGCACAGCGGTGCCCTCGACCGCCTGCGGGAGCTGCTGGCCTCGCCGCGCATCCGCACGCCCCAGCAGCTCACCGCCCTGCTGGTGGGGGTGGTGGCGCCGCTCTCGGGGGTGATCCCCAACACGCCGATCGTGGCCATCCTGCTACCCGTGCTCCAGAACTGGTGCCGGCGGCGCGGCATCAGTCCCTCCAGGGTGCTGATGCCGCTCTCCTTCGCCACGATCACCGGTGGCACCCTCACCCTGATCGGCACCTCGTCCAATCTGCTGGCCAGTGAGGTGTCGGCCCAGCTGGGTTATGGGGAGTTCCAGCTGTTCTCCTTCAGCGCGGTGGGCATTCCGGTGTGGCTGCTGGGCAGCGCCTACCTGTTGCTGGCCTCCCGCTGGCTGCCCCAGCGCGGCCACGATCTCGACGCCGCCTTCCTGGAACTCTCCCGCCAGGGCTATCTCACCGAGGTGGTGCTGCCGGAGGGTTCGCCCCTGTGCAATCGCACCCTGCATGCCAGCCGCCTGCAGCGGCGCTTCGATGTGGACGTGCTGGCGGTGCACCGCGACGGCCAGAAGCTGCAGCCACCCCTCGCTGAACTGCGCCTGCACCAGGACGACCGGCTGCTGCTGCGCTGCAGCCGCCAGGAGCTGCTGCGCCTCCAGCAGGACCGCATGGTGACCCTGGCCGGCACCTTGCTGGAGGAGCAGCCTGCCAGCGGCATTCGCCACGCCGAGGTGCTGCTGCCCGCCGGCTCCCAGCTCACCGGCACGAGTTTGCGGGAGCTGCGCTTTCGCCAGCGCTTCAACGCCACCGTGCTGGCGGTGAAGCGGGCCAACACCACCCTGCAGGACCGGCTGGGCCGACTGGTGCTGCGCGAGGGCGACCTGCTGCTGCTGCAGGCGCCCCTCGACGCCATCCGCGGCCTGCAGCAGAACAGTGAGCTGGTGGTGCTCGACGAGCTCGACAGCGACCTGCCCAGCACCCACCGCAAGGGCCTGGCCCTGGTCACCATGGGGGCGGTGCTGCTGCTCTCCGGCCTGCAGCTGATCCCGCTGGTGGCGGCGGTGCTGCTGGGGGTGGCGGTGCTGGTGGTGGGCAACTGCCTCGATGCCAGCACCGCCCTGCGGGCGATCCGCTGGGATGTGTTCCTGCTGCTGGGCGGCCTGTTCAGCCTCAGCGCCGCCCTGCAGCAGAGCGGCCTGGCCCAGCTGGCCGCCGACGCCCTGCTGGGTTGGCTGCGGGGCTGGCCCGTGCTGGCGGCTCTGATCGCCGTGTACGCCATCACCCTGGTGGGCACCGAACTGCTCAGCAACGGCGCCACCGTGGTGCTGCTGCTGCCGGTGGTGGCCAAGCTGGCGGTGGGCCTGGGCCAGCCGCCGCTGCTGTTCATCTATGCGGTGGTGTTCGCCGCCAGCCAGAGCTTCCTCTCGCCGATCGGCTATCAGACCAACCTGATGGTGTACGCCCCCGGCAACTACCGCTTCCTCGATTTCCTGCGCTTCGGCTGGCCCCTCTCGCTGCTCAATGGTCTGGTGATCCCCTGGCTGCTGCTGCTGCTCAGCCCCCTGCTGCTGCCGGTGGCTCAGGGTTGA
- a CDS encoding DUF1501 domain-containing protein, translated as MSQQFVAQQSGHRREQALLLLELRGGNDGLNTVVPWRDPLYRQARPRLALEGDLPLSDGLALHPALAPLEPFWRQGRLSFALGVGWPVPNRSHFKAMDQWSSGVASGEGPGWLAAALDQRAAAGPLVALGPSGSASLEGGRALALQLAADTLRRPNPWLLDPNLAAGNPVLRRMLELESAGAREVARLLKGLQPLPSGLRPPASSLGQQMALALRLLASPNCPPVLALSHGGFDTHANQTQRHQRQLSQLAEALQLLDAGLAQLRPRPRVLLLAVSEFGRRLQENASGGTDHGSASVAILYGDPVGRQLPHPWLGRYPSLGQLDNRGDLIAGLSPDALYRQVLQSLWA; from the coding sequence TTGTCCCAGCAGTTTGTTGCTCAGCAGTCCGGCCACCGCCGGGAACAGGCGCTGCTGCTGCTGGAGCTGCGCGGGGGCAACGATGGCCTCAATACGGTTGTGCCCTGGCGGGATCCCCTCTACCGCCAGGCTCGACCGAGGCTCGCCCTCGAGGGAGATCTGCCTCTCAGCGACGGTCTGGCTCTCCACCCGGCCCTGGCGCCGCTGGAGCCGTTCTGGCGCCAGGGTCGCCTCAGCTTTGCTCTCGGTGTGGGCTGGCCTGTACCCAACCGCAGCCATTTCAAGGCCATGGACCAATGGTCCAGCGGTGTGGCCAGCGGTGAGGGTCCCGGCTGGCTGGCCGCGGCCCTCGACCAGCGCGCCGCAGCAGGCCCGCTGGTGGCTCTTGGTCCCAGTGGTTCAGCCAGTCTGGAGGGTGGCCGGGCCCTCGCCCTGCAGCTCGCCGCCGACACCTTGCGCCGCCCCAATCCCTGGCTGCTTGATCCCAACCTGGCGGCCGGCAACCCAGTGCTGCGGCGCATGCTGGAGCTGGAGAGCGCTGGCGCCCGCGAAGTCGCGCGCTTGCTGAAGGGACTGCAACCCTTGCCCTCCGGCCTGAGGCCTCCCGCCAGCTCCCTCGGTCAGCAGATGGCGCTGGCTCTGCGCCTGCTGGCTTCCCCGAACTGTCCGCCGGTGCTGGCCCTGTCCCATGGGGGGTTCGACACCCATGCCAACCAGACGCAGCGCCACCAGCGCCAACTCAGCCAACTCGCTGAAGCCCTGCAGTTGCTCGACGCCGGCCTGGCCCAGCTGCGTCCCCGCCCCCGGGTGTTGCTGCTGGCCGTGAGTGAATTCGGCCGCCGCCTGCAGGAGAACGCCTCAGGCGGAACCGATCACGGCAGCGCCTCGGTGGCAATCCTCTACGGCGATCCGGTGGGCCGCCAGCTGCCCCACCCCTGGCTGGGCCGCTACCCCAGCCTCGGCCAGCTCGACAACCGCGGCGATCTGATCGCCGGCCTCAGCCCCGATGCGCTCTATCGCCAGGTGCTGCAGAGTCTGTGGGCTTGA